A genomic stretch from Candidatus Glassbacteria bacterium includes:
- a CDS encoding ABC transporter ATP-binding protein codes for GMNVEEKEDMCRFILDVNDEFGTTIVLIEHDMGVVMDISSHVVVLDYGQKIADGTPDEVRANQDVIDAYLGVSHD; via the coding sequence GGCATGAACGTGGAGGAAAAGGAGGACATGTGCCGCTTCATCCTCGACGTGAACGACGAGTTCGGCACCACGATCGTATTGATCGAGCACGATATGGGGGTGGTGATGGATATTTCCTCCCATGTGGTTGTGCTGGACTACGGCCAGAAAATCGCCGATGGCACGCCGGACGAGGTGCGCGCCAACCAGGATGTGATCGATGCCTACCTGGGGGTCAGCCATGATTGA
- a CDS encoding branched-chain amino acid ABC transporter permease, with product MDLLYAFFVQPFVEMADSPVFLAEVVIGGLLTGVMYSLVALGFVLIFKASGVFNFAQGAMVLFAALTLVGLMERGVPVLIAIPVTIAVMVGLAFLIERLMLRPLVNQEPIILFMATIGLNFVLEGVGQIAWGSDVKVLNVGIPDQSFERGGILLNQFDLYAAVIAAILVAVLAVFFQKTPIGRALRAVADDHQAALSVGIPLKTIWVIVWSVAGAVALVAGVMWGSKSGVQFSLSLIALKALPVLILGGFTSVPGAIVGGLIIGVGEKIAEIYWGPLFGGAIENWFAYMLALGFLLFRPQGLFGEIIIERV from the coding sequence ATGGATTTGCTGTACGCCTTTTTTGTTCAACCTTTCGTGGAGATGGCCGATTCCCCGGTATTCCTGGCGGAGGTCGTCATCGGGGGATTGCTCACGGGCGTGATGTACTCCCTGGTGGCGCTGGGATTCGTGCTCATTTTCAAGGCGTCCGGGGTGTTCAACTTCGCCCAGGGGGCGATGGTGCTCTTTGCCGCCCTGACCCTGGTGGGATTGATGGAACGCGGCGTTCCCGTGCTGATCGCCATCCCGGTCACCATCGCCGTGATGGTGGGGTTGGCCTTCCTGATCGAGCGGCTGATGTTGCGGCCCCTGGTCAACCAGGAGCCGATCATCCTCTTCATGGCCACCATCGGGCTCAATTTCGTGCTGGAAGGTGTGGGGCAGATCGCCTGGGGCAGCGACGTCAAGGTGCTCAATGTGGGCATTCCAGATCAGTCCTTCGAAAGGGGAGGGATTCTTCTCAACCAGTTCGATCTCTACGCCGCGGTCATCGCCGCCATCCTGGTGGCGGTGCTGGCCGTGTTCTTCCAGAAAACCCCGATCGGCCGGGCCCTGCGGGCCGTGGCGGACGATCATCAGGCCGCGCTTTCGGTGGGCATCCCACTGAAGACCATCTGGGTGATCGTCTGGTCCGTGGCCGGCGCCGTGGCCCTGGTGGCGGGTGTGATGTGGGGTTCCAAGAGCGGCGTGCAGTTCTCGCTCTCCCTGATCGCCCTCAAGGCGCTCCCCGTGCTGATTCTGGGGGGTTTCACCTCCGTGCCGGGCGCCATCGTCGGCGGGTTGATCATCGGCGTGGGAGAGAAGATCGCGGAAATCTACTGGGGGCCGCTTTTCGGGGGCGCCATCGAAAACTGGTTCGCGTACATGTTGGCCCTGGGCTTCCTGCTGTTCCGGCCTCAGGGGCTGTTCGGCGAGATCATCATCGAAAGGGTGTAA
- a CDS encoding branched-chain amino acid ABC transporter permease, producing MIYREAGQYKSSYEDDQAIFPLYQDRWAVLLVILFAFVGIPYLANEYWLQAIMIPFLIFALAAIGLNLLTGYAGQLSLGTGAFMAVGGYATYKITTNIPEINILIVFLLAGLVTAAVGMIFGVPSLRIKGFYLAVATLAAQFFIPWLFNKVGWFYNDNPSGTITAPPRKVFGIMVTGPEATAETRYLLALAILVIFALLAKNLVRGRIGRSWMAIRDMDIAAEIIGIRPLPTKLLAFGISSFYCGLAGAMMVFLWLGAAETEAFDIFVSFQVLFMVIIGGLGSILGSILGAAFITIMPIVLTNVPAFFHLPLPTDLSKHIEEIIFGGMIVYFLIVEPHGFARLWQIAKEKLRRWPFPY from the coding sequence ATGATTTACCGGGAGGCAGGACAATACAAATCCAGCTACGAGGACGATCAGGCGATCTTCCCCCTCTATCAGGACCGCTGGGCGGTGCTTCTGGTCATTCTCTTCGCATTCGTGGGCATTCCCTACCTGGCCAACGAGTACTGGCTGCAGGCGATAATGATCCCCTTCCTGATCTTCGCCCTGGCCGCCATCGGGCTGAACCTGCTCACCGGATACGCGGGGCAGCTTTCCCTGGGCACCGGGGCCTTCATGGCCGTGGGGGGGTATGCCACCTACAAGATCACCACCAATATCCCCGAGATCAACATCCTGATCGTGTTCCTGCTGGCCGGGCTGGTCACGGCGGCGGTGGGAATGATCTTCGGGGTGCCCTCCCTGCGCATCAAGGGCTTTTACCTGGCAGTGGCCACCCTGGCGGCGCAGTTTTTCATCCCCTGGCTCTTCAACAAGGTGGGCTGGTTCTACAACGACAATCCCTCGGGCACGATCACCGCCCCGCCCCGCAAGGTATTCGGGATCATGGTGACCGGGCCGGAAGCCACGGCGGAAACCCGGTATCTCCTGGCGCTGGCGATCCTGGTGATCTTCGCCCTGCTGGCCAAGAACCTGGTGCGGGGGCGCATCGGGCGCTCCTGGATGGCCATCCGCGACATGGACATCGCGGCGGAAATCATCGGCATCCGGCCCCTGCCGACCAAGCTGCTGGCCTTCGGCATCTCTTCCTTTTATTGCGGATTGGCCGGGGCGATGATGGTCTTCCTGTGGCTGGGAGCCGCGGAGACGGAAGCCTTCGACATCTTCGTTTCCTTCCAGGTGTTGTTCATGGTCATCATCGGTGGTCTGGGCAGTATTCTGGGCTCCATCCTGGGGGCGGCCTTCATCACCATCATGCCGATCGTGCTTACCAACGTTCCGGCATTTTTCCACCTCCCCCTTCCCACCGATCTTTCGAAACACATCGAGGAGATCATCTTCG